A section of the Carassius carassius chromosome 17, fCarCar2.1, whole genome shotgun sequence genome encodes:
- the LOC132160561 gene encoding transcription elongation factor, mitochondrial-like produces MWIAKRLLTSIFLKGHYSLFCRPPSSLPKYELRFLHCTCCRRNRTMICGLDSLNAPVSSELCQEKDKPLDLCYTAEQRAVILQCLNTATESELEKVKLLRGRKAVNIVKHRTTHGPFNSLESVMNVPLLKHKSAVIVFNSILNPADKKERKKGKVHLAKFIRPEVDRALLEDASSIVSIVCGTNKIAWTHMDRARTVLDWQQAECKSFMKGMYMASDYLEDISMVISSFPPADFFLVEKPGVSPQNTSLYPVLVHLRTVEAMLFALLTPVREPGSPPKVLNMMRTAVGRHFNLIVGDCRTSGAETVRKMMTESVIKQDPRVLFPHDLVLKHRNSFQMSSRNRGEELCDALLQAVAFFELLRE; encoded by the exons ATGTGGATCGCAAAACGCCTCCTGACCTCCATCTTCCTCAaag GACATTACAGTCTGTTCTGTCGCCCCCCGAGTTCCTTGCCTAAATATGAGCTCAGATTTTTGCACTGCACCTGCTGCAGAAGGAACAGAACCATGATCTGTGGACTTGACTCCTTGAATGCACCTGTTTCCTCTGAATTATGCCAAGAAAAGGACAAACCCTTGGACTTGTGTTATACCGCAGAGCAGCGTGCTGTCATCCTCCAGTGCCTCAATACAGCCACAGAGTCAGAACTGGAAAAGGTCAAATTGCTACGAGGACGGAAAGCTGTTAACATTGTCAAACACAGAACCACACATGGACCATTCAACAGTCTGGAGAGTGTCATGAATGTACCCTTACTGAAACACAAGAGTGCTGTCATAGTCTTTAACTCTATCCTTAACCCAGCAGACAAGAAAGAGAGGAAAAAGGGAAAAGTCCATCTGGCTAAATTTATAAGACCTGAAGTTGACCGAGCTCTGTTGGAG gatgcAAGCTCTATAGTGTCCATTGTTTGTGGTACTAATAAAATTGCATGGACACACATGGATCGTGCAAGGACTGTCTTAGACTGGCAGCAAGCAGAGTGCAAGAGTTTTATGAAAGGAATGTACATGGCATCCGATTATTTGGAAGAT ATCTCCATGGTTATTTCAAGCTTTCCTCCTGCTGACTTTTTTCTGGTGGAAAAGCCAGGCGTCTCTCCCCAGAATACTTCTCTTTATCCAGTCTTGGTCCATCTCCGAACAGTAGAGGCCATGCTATTTGCTTTACTCACTCCAGTGAGGGAACCAGGAAGCCCCCCAAAAGTCCTTAACATGATGCGCACAGCTGTTGGCCGCCATTTCAACTTAATCGTGGGAGATTGTCGGACAAGTGGAGCGGAAACAGTGAGGAAGATGATGACGGAGTCtgtgataaaacaagatccaCGTGTTCTTTTTCCTCATGATTTAGTGTTAAAGCACAGAAACTCCTTTCAGATGAGTAGTAGGAACAGAGGGGAAGAGCTATGTGATGCTCTCCTGCAAGCGGTTGCGTTTTTCGAACTCCTGCGGGAGTGA